From the Thermococcus sp. 18S1 genome, one window contains:
- a CDS encoding ABC transporter substrate-binding protein codes for MKAKGSIALLVVFLVVFSVAASGCIGGSSGETTTISQSPTTSPTGTQTTSSEATSGGTTTTSSQSATQTQAPAEVKPGILEMGDVYVVVTDKSVVVVGPKGASPTVDIPSDRKVIKVEYEVDTANTPDIQTLMEKGQGFGAIDPAFFRDEHIDALVVAARRQTDPTIRTELFKAVYMLGNKLAPEVILGQNKQLRVYWDWVKGRYYHPTLAERYDLLSEDQNAPSVKIGIKDYKNDPKTYTIATIGWPESFDPAMTYETFGWEIWHEIGDTLVTYWKEETEQVSPDLAVAWAHNKDGTEWYFLIRGGVKAYDPWNDKTYPIDATDVAFTFLRVERLGHSVSWMVDGFMDVNASQALTEDEFDQYLKEHPLVAEFNGKSAEIKSLDELKQFFGYDGETAGVFKLVLPAPYAPVLGILADPFLSVVPMEYLLGDKYEEALQASDNGHDPSAWWNYLSEGKGDPTHQLMHNKPVGTGPFYVKDYQKDAYIVLEYNPYYWNATASPGHERVIYIINSDAMARINIFKTGTADVVAIPPEKMDTVKGLSLNGFNSVVQTDILQPILTFLVFNTQKEPFNDPLVRQALAYAVPYDQISQVVYQGLLERNYGPIPKPWPGYTEEGITKYTYNLAKAKQLLNQAGVDPTQYKIELIYNEGNSAREKIMTLLQNIWSQLGFQVTVNSYNWPTYLQKTSHGEYDVYIVGWVPDYLDSDNWVGPFLYGATEFTSVEVSVS; via the coding sequence ATGAAGGCCAAAGGTTCAATAGCCCTGTTAGTGGTTTTTTTGGTGGTTTTTTCTGTTGCAGCCAGCGGCTGTATCGGTGGAAGTAGCGGTGAGACAACCACCATTTCGCAGAGCCCCACTACAAGCCCGACGGGCACCCAGACCACGTCTTCTGAGGCGACTTCCGGCGGCACCACCACGACATCAAGCCAGTCAGCCACCCAGACTCAGGCTCCTGCGGAGGTAAAACCGGGAATACTTGAGATGGGCGACGTCTACGTTGTCGTCACCGACAAGAGCGTCGTGGTCGTCGGTCCGAAGGGTGCCAGCCCGACCGTTGACATCCCGAGCGACAGGAAGGTCATAAAGGTCGAGTACGAGGTTGACACCGCCAACACCCCGGACATACAGACCCTTATGGAGAAAGGTCAGGGATTCGGTGCCATCGATCCGGCCTTCTTCCGTGATGAGCACATCGATGCCCTTGTTGTAGCTGCCAGGCGCCAGACCGACCCGACCATAAGAACCGAGCTGTTCAAGGCCGTTTACATGCTCGGAAACAAGCTCGCCCCCGAGGTTATCCTCGGCCAGAACAAGCAGCTCCGTGTTTACTGGGACTGGGTTAAGGGACGCTACTACCACCCGACCCTTGCGGAGCGCTACGACCTCCTGAGCGAGGACCAGAACGCCCCGTCCGTCAAGATCGGTATTAAGGACTACAAGAACGACCCCAAGACCTACACCATCGCCACCATCGGCTGGCCGGAGAGCTTTGACCCGGCCATGACCTACGAGACCTTCGGCTGGGAGATATGGCACGAGATAGGCGACACCCTCGTCACCTACTGGAAGGAGGAGACCGAGCAGGTCAGCCCTGACCTCGCGGTCGCCTGGGCGCACAACAAGGACGGTACCGAGTGGTACTTCCTCATCCGCGGCGGCGTCAAGGCCTACGACCCGTGGAACGACAAGACCTACCCGATTGACGCAACTGACGTTGCGTTCACCTTCCTGCGCGTTGAGAGGCTCGGTCACTCCGTCAGCTGGATGGTCGATGGCTTCATGGACGTGAACGCCTCCCAGGCCCTCACCGAGGACGAGTTCGACCAGTACCTCAAGGAGCACCCGCTCGTTGCCGAGTTCAACGGCAAGAGCGCCGAGATTAAGAGCCTCGACGAGCTCAAGCAGTTCTTCGGCTACGACGGCGAGACCGCGGGAGTCTTCAAGCTCGTCCTCCCAGCCCCGTACGCTCCGGTCCTTGGAATACTCGCCGACCCGTTCCTCAGCGTCGTTCCGATGGAGTACCTCCTCGGCGACAAGTACGAGGAGGCCCTCCAGGCCAGCGACAACGGCCACGACCCGAGCGCCTGGTGGAACTACCTGAGCGAGGGCAAGGGCGACCCGACCCACCAGCTCATGCACAACAAGCCCGTTGGAACCGGTCCGTTCTACGTCAAGGACTACCAGAAGGACGCCTACATCGTCCTTGAGTACAACCCGTACTACTGGAACGCCACCGCCAGTCCGGGCCACGAGAGGGTCATCTACATCATAAACAGCGACGCCATGGCGAGGATTAACATCTTCAAGACCGGCACCGCCGATGTCGTCGCCATACCGCCCGAGAAGATGGACACGGTTAAGGGACTCTCGCTCAACGGCTTCAACTCGGTCGTCCAGACCGACATACTCCAGCCGATACTGACCTTCCTCGTCTTCAACACCCAGAAGGAGCCGTTCAACGACCCGCTCGTCAGGCAGGCCCTCGCCTACGCCGTCCCGTACGACCAGATATCCCAGGTCGTTTACCAGGGACTCCTCGAGAGGAACTACGGCCCGATACCGAAGCCCTGGCCGGGCTACACCGAGGAGGGCATAACCAAGTACACCTACAACCTTGCCAAGGCCAAACAGCTCCTCAACCAGGCGGGCGTTGACCCGACCCAGTACAAGATTGAGCTCATCTACAACGAGGGCAACAGCGCCCGTGAGAAGATAATGACCCTCCTCCAGAACATCTGGAGCCAGCTCGGCTTCCAGGTGACCGTGAACAGCTACAACTGGCCCACCTACCTCCAGAAGACCTCACACGGCGAGTACGACGTCTACATCGTCGGCTGGGTTCCGGACTACCTCGACTCCGACAACTGGGTCGGCCCGTTCCTCTACGGAGCCACCGAGTTCACGAGCGTCGAGGTAAGTGTTAGCTGA
- a CDS encoding signal recognition particle protein Srp19 has product MRKFVVWPSELDARLSRRYGRAVGKEFAVDRPKVHEIADAALALGMKVVELDEEKLNPRLAALDDEYRLRGMLRIESRHPKGKSLRMLGQKIREIRKTQAKSQGKKKRKSGKKKR; this is encoded by the coding sequence ATGAGAAAGTTCGTGGTGTGGCCCAGCGAGCTCGATGCAAGGCTCAGCAGGCGCTACGGAAGGGCTGTGGGCAAGGAGTTTGCCGTTGATAGGCCAAAGGTACATGAGATAGCCGATGCCGCGCTGGCCCTTGGGATGAAGGTGGTAGAGCTCGATGAGGAGAAACTTAACCCCCGGCTGGCCGCTCTCGATGACGAGTACCGGCTCAGGGGAATGCTCCGAATAGAGAGCAGGCATCCGAAGGGTAAGTCCTTAAGGATGCTCGGACAGAAGATCCGGGAAATCAGAAAGACCCAGGCCAAGTCCCAGGGCAAGAAGAAACGCAAATCCGGGAAGAAAAAGAGGTGA
- a CDS encoding tRNA (adenine-N1)-methyltransferase has protein sequence MIREGDKVLLIDRRGKRYLVTVSEREFHTDLGILKLGELIGKEYGETIVSHRNEKFRVLKPDINDIIAKMKRGPQIVHPKDAGIILAYAGISPGDTVIEAGVGSGALTIFLANAVGPNGRVISYERREDFARIAQKNIELAGFSDRVTIKLKDIYEGIDEEYADHIVLDLPQPENVLPHAVEVLRPGGYFVAYTPCTNQVHRFFQAFQEYREHFYKPKVVEVLVREHEVKKECMRPKTTMLAHTGYLTFIRKL, from the coding sequence TTGATCAGGGAAGGGGATAAGGTTCTGCTCATCGATAGGAGGGGCAAGCGCTATCTGGTGACGGTATCGGAGAGGGAATTCCACACCGACCTGGGAATACTCAAGCTCGGCGAGCTCATAGGGAAGGAGTACGGCGAGACGATAGTCAGCCACAGAAACGAGAAGTTCAGGGTCCTCAAACCGGACATAAACGACATAATAGCCAAGATGAAGCGCGGACCGCAGATAGTCCACCCCAAGGACGCTGGTATAATACTCGCCTACGCTGGCATCTCCCCCGGCGATACTGTGATAGAGGCCGGCGTCGGGAGCGGCGCGCTCACAATATTCCTCGCCAATGCAGTAGGGCCCAACGGAAGGGTCATAAGCTACGAACGCCGCGAGGACTTCGCGAGGATAGCCCAGAAAAACATCGAGCTGGCCGGATTCTCCGACCGGGTAACCATAAAGCTCAAAGACATATACGAGGGCATAGATGAGGAATACGCCGACCACATAGTCCTGGACCTGCCCCAGCCGGAGAACGTCCTCCCCCATGCTGTCGAGGTTCTCAGACCCGGCGGCTACTTCGTGGCCTACACCCCGTGCACGAACCAGGTCCACAGATTCTTCCAGGCGTTTCAGGAGTACAGGGAGCACTTTTACAAGCCTAAGGTCGTCGAGGTCCTCGTCAGAGAGCATGAGGTAAAGAAGGAGTGCATGAGGCCGAAGACGACCATGCTGGCCCATACAGGATACCTAACCTTCATCAGGAAGCTGTGA
- a CDS encoding ATP-dependent DNA helicase: MRVDELPVDERIKRIIRERGIEELYPPQAEALMSGVLEGKNLVLAIPTASGKTLVSEIVMVNKLLQEGGKAVYLVPLKALAEEKYREFKEWEVLGLRVAATTGDYDSTDEWLGRYDVIIATAEKFDSLLRHGSNWIEDVKLVVADEVHLIGSYDRGATLEMILSHMLGKAQILALSATVGNAEELAEWLDAALVMSDWRPVQLRKGVFHIGQLFWEDGKIDRYPENWESLAIDAVKKGKQALVFVNTRRSAEKEALSLSSKIARLLTKPETRQLDELVSSIEDNPTTEKLKRALRGGVAFHHAGLSRTERTLIEDAFRSKLIKVIVATPTLAAGVNTPAFRVIIRDTKRYAGFGWTDIPVLEIQQMMGRAGRPKYDKVGEAIIVARTEEPRKLMERYIHGKPEKLFSMLANEQAFRSQVLALVTNFGIGNFRELVSFLERTFYAHQRRDIASLEYKAKNVVYFLIENGFIDMDMNDRFMPLPFGKRTSQLYIDPFTAKKFKDAFPAIENNPNPFGIFQLMASTPDMATLNARRREMEDYLDLAYEMEDKLYTNIPYYEDSRFQGFLGQIKTAKVLLDWINEVPETRIYETYNIDPGDLYRILELADWLMYSLIELYRLFEPKEDVLDYLRDLHLRLRHGVREELLELVKLPNIGRKRARALYNAGFRSQEDIMRAKVRDLLEVEGIGMKVVEGLFRHFGVEMPKGAKKDSKKSEKARKGTLDAFLK; the protein is encoded by the coding sequence ATGAGGGTTGATGAGCTTCCAGTGGACGAGAGGATAAAGAGGATAATCCGTGAGAGGGGAATAGAGGAGCTTTATCCGCCGCAGGCGGAGGCCCTGATGAGCGGCGTCCTGGAGGGAAAAAACCTCGTACTCGCCATCCCCACGGCGAGCGGGAAGACCCTCGTGAGCGAGATAGTCATGGTCAACAAGCTTCTCCAAGAGGGAGGCAAGGCGGTCTATCTCGTCCCCCTGAAGGCCCTTGCGGAGGAGAAGTACCGCGAGTTCAAGGAATGGGAGGTTCTGGGTCTCCGCGTGGCCGCAACGACCGGTGACTACGACTCCACCGATGAGTGGCTCGGGCGTTATGATGTAATCATCGCCACCGCCGAGAAGTTCGACTCCCTCCTGAGGCACGGCTCCAACTGGATTGAGGACGTCAAACTGGTCGTGGCGGACGAGGTCCACCTCATCGGCTCCTACGACAGGGGAGCCACGCTCGAGATGATACTAAGCCACATGCTCGGAAAGGCCCAGATTCTGGCCCTGAGCGCTACCGTTGGAAACGCCGAGGAGCTCGCCGAGTGGCTCGATGCCGCGCTGGTTATGAGCGACTGGCGCCCGGTTCAGCTCAGGAAGGGGGTATTCCACATCGGCCAGCTCTTCTGGGAGGACGGCAAAATAGACCGCTACCCCGAGAACTGGGAGAGTCTGGCCATTGACGCTGTCAAGAAGGGCAAGCAGGCGCTGGTGTTCGTCAACACCCGTCGCTCGGCGGAAAAGGAGGCCCTTTCGCTGTCCTCCAAGATAGCCCGCCTTCTCACGAAACCGGAGACCAGGCAGCTGGACGAGCTTGTTTCCTCCATCGAGGACAACCCGACGACGGAGAAGCTCAAGAGGGCGCTGCGGGGCGGTGTCGCCTTCCACCACGCGGGCCTGAGCAGAACCGAGAGAACCTTGATAGAGGACGCATTTCGCTCTAAACTGATAAAGGTAATCGTGGCCACCCCCACACTGGCCGCCGGCGTCAATACGCCCGCATTCCGCGTTATAATCCGCGACACCAAGCGCTACGCCGGCTTTGGCTGGACGGACATACCGGTCCTTGAGATACAGCAGATGATGGGGCGCGCCGGAAGGCCGAAGTACGACAAAGTTGGGGAGGCGATAATCGTCGCAAGGACCGAGGAGCCGAGAAAGCTGATGGAGAGATACATCCACGGGAAGCCCGAGAAGCTCTTCTCGATGCTCGCCAACGAGCAGGCCTTCAGGAGCCAGGTTCTGGCGCTCGTGACCAACTTCGGAATAGGTAACTTCCGTGAGCTGGTTTCTTTCCTTGAGAGGACTTTCTACGCCCACCAGCGCAGGGATATAGCCTCTCTTGAGTACAAGGCCAAGAACGTCGTCTACTTCCTCATCGAAAACGGGTTCATCGACATGGACATGAACGACCGCTTCATGCCCCTGCCCTTTGGAAAACGCACCTCCCAGCTCTACATAGACCCCTTCACGGCGAAGAAATTCAAGGACGCCTTTCCGGCAATTGAGAACAACCCAAATCCCTTCGGAATCTTCCAGCTGATGGCCTCGACACCGGACATGGCCACGCTGAACGCCCGGAGACGGGAGATGGAGGACTACCTAGACCTGGCCTATGAGATGGAGGACAAGCTTTACACGAACATCCCCTACTACGAGGACTCGCGCTTCCAGGGCTTTTTGGGCCAGATAAAAACGGCAAAGGTGCTCCTCGACTGGATAAACGAGGTTCCGGAGACGAGGATATACGAGACCTACAACATAGACCCTGGAGACCTCTACAGAATTCTGGAGCTCGCGGACTGGCTCATGTACTCCCTCATCGAGCTGTACAGGCTTTTCGAGCCAAAGGAAGACGTGCTGGACTACCTGAGAGACCTGCACCTCCGCCTGCGCCACGGCGTTCGCGAGGAGCTCCTCGAGCTGGTTAAGCTCCCCAACATCGGAAGGAAGAGGGCGAGGGCGCTCTACAACGCCGGCTTCAGGAGCCAGGAGGACATAATGCGCGCCAAGGTGAGGGACCTCCTGGAGGTCGAGGGCATCGGAATGAAGGTGGTTGAAGGTTTGTTCCGCCACTTCGGCGTGGAAATGCCAAAGGGTGCTAAAAAAGACTCCAAAAAGTCAGAAAAAGCGCGGAAGGGAACCCTCGATGCTTTCCTGAAGTAG
- a CDS encoding DUF257 family protein, with the protein MDTLIFEKYLFGKANRGDVILIEYDPTYPVEEFSWGVLIPALLERDGVVVADFFGIGGILFRNYTRKVTGKEYSGVIELIKKIKVVKIGPGSTSYGDVIGEVVPAYDSHTFLKNYYTIVSRISHSPTKPEYFVTFGLGHYIHFGRDEAIKAILTGISTIPLEDWVGIHFINAGVLRSEHLAMLEEIASMVFHISRDGLKVKKEGGAVDQGRG; encoded by the coding sequence ATGGACACCCTCATCTTCGAGAAGTACCTCTTTGGCAAGGCCAATCGGGGAGACGTTATTCTGATCGAGTACGACCCCACGTATCCTGTGGAAGAGTTCTCGTGGGGAGTCCTCATACCTGCACTCCTTGAGAGGGACGGAGTCGTTGTGGCGGACTTCTTCGGCATTGGAGGGATCCTCTTCAGGAACTACACCCGAAAGGTCACAGGGAAGGAGTACTCCGGAGTGATAGAGCTCATTAAGAAGATAAAGGTCGTAAAGATCGGCCCCGGATCCACCAGTTACGGCGATGTGATCGGAGAGGTAGTTCCGGCCTACGATTCACACACATTCCTGAAGAACTATTACACCATCGTCAGCAGGATAAGCCATTCCCCCACAAAGCCGGAGTACTTCGTCACATTCGGGCTTGGCCACTACATACACTTCGGCAGGGACGAGGCAATAAAGGCCATACTAACCGGCATCAGTACAATACCCCTTGAAGACTGGGTGGGGATACACTTTATAAACGCGGGCGTTCTGAGAAGTGAACACCTAGCGATGCTCGAGGAAATCGCCTCGATGGTGTTCCACATATCGCGGGACGGTCTGAAAGTAAAAAAGGAAGGTGGAGCGGTTGATCAGGGAAGGGGATAA
- a CDS encoding ABC transporter permease, translating to MGREEYKSNILDRLSDKLVEGFGSFISLFKKDWKRKNRSKMEEWKLMLYALNRSPPGLIGLALVLMFVFLGIFGPSLAPWSYRFFPTNYNFETYLAPPGSTYTLNVTELREDVILQYVTTIHYSLGADHYGRDLLSLILYGARVSFVISIIVIALGVPLGIILGLIAGYYGGKVDELVMRITDVFLAFPALILAIAFSAVLPQRLQNFISAHETVQSFVLWLFALEPQDAGNLGKLLAVILAMIIVWWPAYARITRGSTLTERENLYVEAARAIGLSSRTIMFRHILPNIIGPILVYITLDFGGVILMEAGLSFLGLGATPPIADWGRIVYDGSQYFPEKWWLVTFSGFMIMLVALGWNLLGDTMRDILDPKTRRSIEFKVKKAKKEGESNA from the coding sequence ATGGGAAGGGAAGAGTACAAATCAAACATCCTGGACAGGCTCTCCGACAAGCTCGTCGAGGGGTTTGGAAGCTTTATAAGCCTCTTCAAGAAGGACTGGAAGAGGAAGAACCGCTCCAAGATGGAAGAATGGAAGCTCATGCTCTACGCTCTGAACCGTTCCCCTCCGGGACTGATAGGCCTCGCCCTCGTGCTCATGTTCGTGTTCCTGGGCATATTCGGCCCCAGCTTGGCCCCATGGAGCTACCGCTTCTTCCCGACCAACTACAACTTCGAGACCTACCTCGCCCCGCCCGGTTCGACCTACACGCTCAACGTGACCGAGCTTAGGGAAGACGTCATCCTGCAGTACGTGACCACCATACACTACTCCCTGGGTGCCGACCACTACGGAAGGGACCTCCTCAGCCTCATACTCTACGGAGCCAGGGTCTCGTTCGTTATCTCCATCATAGTCATAGCTCTCGGAGTCCCGCTGGGCATAATCCTGGGCCTCATAGCCGGCTACTACGGCGGCAAGGTGGACGAGCTGGTGATGCGCATCACCGATGTCTTCCTGGCTTTCCCAGCGCTCATACTGGCCATAGCGTTCTCGGCGGTGTTGCCGCAGAGGCTTCAAAACTTCATCTCTGCCCATGAGACGGTTCAGAGCTTCGTGCTGTGGCTCTTTGCCCTCGAGCCGCAGGACGCAGGAAACCTCGGAAAGCTCCTCGCCGTCATACTGGCCATGATCATCGTCTGGTGGCCGGCTTACGCAAGAATCACCCGCGGTTCGACCCTCACCGAGAGGGAGAACCTCTACGTCGAGGCGGCTAGGGCGATAGGGCTAAGCTCCAGGACGATAATGTTCAGGCACATCCTCCCCAACATCATCGGCCCGATACTGGTCTACATAACCCTCGACTTCGGAGGCGTCATCCTCATGGAGGCTGGCCTGAGCTTCCTCGGCCTCGGTGCGACGCCGCCGATAGCGGACTGGGGTAGGATAGTCTACGACGGCTCCCAGTACTTCCCCGAGAAGTGGTGGCTGGTCACCTTCTCGGGATTCATGATCATGCTCGTGGCCCTCGGATGGAACCTCCTTGGTGACACTATGAGGGACATCCTTGACCCGAAGACGAGGAGGAGCATAGAGTTCAAGGTTAAGAAGGCCAAGAAGGAGGGTGAGAGCAATGCCTGA
- a CDS encoding Lrp/AsnC family transcriptional regulator, producing MVRSYVLLTVEIGKVESVIDALKQIPGVTKADAVTGPYDAIVHIQAKDLGELTRKILHDIHNIDGVIDTTTAIVVEMEEEE from the coding sequence ATGGTTAGGTCGTACGTTTTATTGACCGTTGAGATTGGAAAAGTTGAGAGCGTCATAGATGCGCTCAAACAGATTCCGGGCGTTACCAAGGCCGACGCCGTCACCGGCCCCTACGATGCTATAGTCCACATCCAGGCTAAGGATCTCGGCGAGCTTACCAGGAAGATACTCCATGACATACACAACATCGACGGCGTTATAGACACCACTACCGCCATAGTCGTAGAAATGGAAGAAGAGGAGTGA
- a CDS encoding ABC transporter ATP-binding protein has product MSEPILEVKNLKKYFPIRGLFRTEGYVKAVDDVSFTINRGETFGLVGESGCGKTTTGRTILRLIEPTSGQIIFQGKDVTKLKGEEMKWFRRKAQIMFQDPYSSLNPRQTVFEVIMEPVRFHKIPVDDPEEFVIRLLESVGLNEMHLYRYPHEFSGGQRQRIALARLLALRPEFIVLDEPTSALDVSVQANILNTLKDLQREFGFTYLFISHDLGVVKYMSHRMGVMYLGKLVEVGPAEEIFENPLHPYTKFLLSAIPVPDPELSRELKAKRMKVEGEPPSPINPPQGCRFHPRCPFAKAGLCDKKEPPLVEVENGHYVACWLYGKA; this is encoded by the coding sequence ATGAGCGAGCCGATACTCGAAGTTAAAAACCTCAAGAAGTATTTCCCCATCAGGGGCCTTTTCAGAACCGAGGGCTACGTTAAGGCCGTTGACGACGTCAGCTTCACAATAAACCGGGGTGAAACCTTCGGTCTCGTCGGAGAGAGCGGCTGTGGAAAAACAACCACCGGAAGGACCATCCTCCGCCTCATCGAACCCACCAGCGGTCAAATCATCTTCCAGGGCAAGGACGTCACGAAGCTCAAGGGCGAGGAGATGAAGTGGTTCAGGCGGAAGGCCCAGATCATGTTCCAGGACCCCTACTCCTCACTCAACCCCAGGCAGACGGTCTTCGAGGTCATCATGGAACCAGTCCGCTTCCACAAAATACCCGTTGACGACCCCGAGGAGTTCGTGATAAGGCTCCTGGAGAGCGTCGGCCTCAATGAGATGCACCTCTACCGCTATCCCCACGAGTTCAGCGGCGGCCAGAGGCAGAGAATAGCCCTCGCCAGACTGCTGGCCCTCAGGCCGGAGTTCATAGTCCTCGACGAGCCCACCTCGGCCCTCGACGTTTCGGTTCAGGCCAACATCCTCAACACCCTCAAGGACCTCCAGAGGGAGTTTGGCTTCACCTACCTGTTCATCAGCCACGACCTCGGTGTCGTTAAGTACATGAGCCACAGGATGGGCGTTATGTACCTCGGAAAGCTCGTTGAGGTCGGGCCGGCGGAAGAGATCTTCGAAAACCCCCTCCACCCGTACACCAAGTTCCTGCTGTCCGCCATACCAGTTCCCGACCCGGAGCTGTCGAGGGAGCTCAAGGCAAAGCGCATGAAGGTAGAAGGAGAGCCGCCGAGCCCGATAAACCCGCCTCAGGGATGCCGCTTCCACCCGAGATGTCCGTTTGCCAAGGCGGGACTCTGCGACAAGAAAGAGCCCCCGCTGGTGGAGGTCGAGAACGGCCACTACGTCGCCTGCTGGCTCTACGGAAAGGCATGA
- a CDS encoding ABC transporter permease, with protein MANLKKFLIRRLLTFIPTLIGVTLIVFLIAYVIPADVARAWAGGEKASQAYMEQIRKEYHLDEPWYDQYWFLVSGLARNSIVDPRTSNYVFDDISERFPITFELALVAFFFILIIGIPLGIISALKRNTWVDTLIRFFALTGVSMPVFWLGYLLIYVFFVKVHWITLAGFPAPPEHQITHIPMIDALITGDFETFSQHIHRLWLPGFTLGFMGAGVLARFVRNSFLEAIGSDYVGFLKAKGVPKMSIYRHALKNAMVPIVTVLGLQFGGLLGGTPITETVFGLPGMGSYVIESIRNLDFPAVVAITMVFALIFLITNLVVDILYALIDPRVRY; from the coding sequence TTGGCGAACCTGAAGAAGTTCCTAATAAGAAGGCTCCTCACGTTTATCCCCACCCTCATCGGAGTTACCCTCATAGTTTTTCTGATCGCCTACGTCATTCCGGCCGACGTGGCTAGGGCGTGGGCCGGTGGAGAGAAGGCCAGCCAGGCCTACATGGAGCAGATAAGGAAGGAGTACCACCTGGACGAGCCGTGGTACGACCAGTACTGGTTCCTCGTGAGCGGACTGGCGCGGAACAGCATAGTGGATCCGAGAACCTCCAACTACGTCTTCGACGACATAAGCGAGAGGTTCCCGATAACGTTTGAGCTGGCGCTGGTGGCGTTCTTCTTCATACTGATAATAGGTATACCCCTCGGTATAATCTCCGCCCTGAAGAGGAACACCTGGGTGGACACTCTAATAAGGTTCTTCGCCCTCACCGGCGTTTCAATGCCGGTCTTCTGGCTGGGCTACCTTCTCATATACGTGTTCTTCGTTAAGGTTCACTGGATAACCCTTGCCGGCTTCCCCGCGCCCCCGGAGCATCAGATAACCCACATTCCGATGATAGACGCGCTCATCACCGGCGACTTCGAGACCTTCAGCCAGCACATTCACAGGCTCTGGCTTCCTGGGTTCACTCTCGGTTTCATGGGTGCGGGCGTTCTGGCCAGGTTCGTCAGGAACAGCTTCCTTGAGGCCATAGGAAGCGACTACGTGGGCTTCCTCAAGGCCAAAGGAGTCCCCAAGATGAGCATCTACCGCCACGCCCTCAAGAATGCGATGGTTCCGATAGTCACCGTTCTCGGCCTCCAGTTCGGAGGACTGCTCGGTGGAACTCCAATCACCGAGACGGTGTTCGGCCTGCCCGGAATGGGTTCCTACGTCATAGAGTCCATCAGGAACCTCGACTTCCCGGCGGTCGTTGCCATAACCATGGTCTTCGCCCTGATATTCCTCATAACGAACCTGGTCGTGGACATACTCTACGCCCTGATAGACCCGAGGGTGAGGTACTGA
- a CDS encoding ABC transporter ATP-binding protein produces the protein MPEPILEVRDLTVHFYTYAGIVKAIERVSFDVYRGETFALVGETGCGKSVTSRALTQLIESPGKIVEGSVIYHREDGSTVDLLKLSSEEIRDIRGKEIAYIFQDPHASLDPLYTVGYQIAEGMVVHNTVKDWKEGFKKAVDILRRVLIPDPENRVKNYPHEMSGGMKQRVVIGTGVANNPKILIADEPTTALDVTVQAQILELMNKLKREYNTTVILITHNMGVVAEMADRVAVMYAGKIVEIGSVDQIFKNPLHPYTQGLLRAVPNPLAKIERLDTIPGTVPNLIEPPGGCRFHPRCPRVMGVCKDKVPELKEIEPGHFVACHLY, from the coding sequence ATGCCTGAGCCGATCCTTGAGGTTCGCGACCTGACCGTTCACTTTTACACCTACGCTGGAATAGTCAAGGCCATCGAAAGGGTTTCCTTCGACGTTTACCGCGGCGAGACCTTCGCGCTCGTCGGTGAAACCGGCTGTGGAAAGAGCGTTACCTCCAGGGCATTGACCCAGCTCATCGAGAGCCCCGGAAAGATCGTGGAGGGCAGCGTAATCTACCACAGGGAGGACGGTTCGACCGTTGATCTGCTAAAGCTGAGCTCCGAGGAGATAAGGGACATAAGGGGCAAGGAGATAGCCTACATCTTCCAGGACCCCCACGCGTCGCTCGACCCCCTCTACACGGTGGGGTACCAGATAGCCGAGGGAATGGTGGTTCACAACACGGTCAAGGACTGGAAGGAGGGCTTTAAGAAGGCCGTCGATATTCTCCGCCGCGTCCTCATCCCCGACCCGGAGAACAGGGTAAAGAACTACCCCCACGAGATGAGCGGAGGAATGAAACAGCGTGTCGTCATCGGAACGGGCGTCGCCAACAACCCCAAGATACTCATCGCCGACGAGCCAACGACCGCCCTCGACGTCACGGTCCAGGCCCAGATACTCGAGCTGATGAACAAGCTCAAGCGCGAGTACAACACCACCGTGATACTCATCACCCACAACATGGGTGTCGTCGCGGAAATGGCCGACCGCGTTGCCGTCATGTACGCGGGTAAAATAGTTGAGATAGGCTCCGTTGACCAGATATTCAAGAACCCGCTCCACCCGTACACGCAGGGTCTCCTCAGGGCAGTTCCCAACCCGCTGGCGAAGATAGAGCGGCTCGATACCATCCCGGGAACGGTTCCCAACCTGATAGAGCCGCCCGGAGGATGCCGCTTCCACCCGAGGTGCCCGAGGGTCATGGGCGTCTGCAAGGATAAGGTCCCCGAGCTGAAGGAGATAGAGCCCGGTCACTTCGTGGCGTGCCACCTTTACTGA